From Nicotiana tabacum cultivar K326 chromosome 15, ASM71507v2, whole genome shotgun sequence, the proteins below share one genomic window:
- the LOC107798130 gene encoding transcription factor HEC1-like gives MDIDLLKSAAPEDQMEMMLMMQMQDLSKGYSDMNEMPMLDSNPQGSSNSNNNNNTNPNLSQMIDYHKSHTFLNVPASTISFTGSPSVIHPQETSRNSFGAYPSHTVKRNSMASMREMIFKIAAMQPIQIDPESVKPPKRKNVKISNDPQSVAARHRRERISERIRILQRLVPGGTKMDTASMLDEAIHYMKFLKKQVQSLEKVEATRPVAAASGCLGFPVPMSSLTGNYLPMGSKTYYPYHQSVQP, from the coding sequence ATGGATATTGACTTGCTTAAATCTGCAGCTCCTGAAGATCAAATGGAAATGATGCTTATGATGCAGATGCAGGATTTATCCAAAGGTTATTCTGATATGAATGAAATGCCAATGTTGGATTCTAATCCACAAGGAAGtagcaacagtaacaacaacaacaacactaaTCCTAATTTATCTCAAATGATTGATTACCATAAATCACACACATTCTTGAACGTACCAGCTTCCACCATTTCATTCACTGGCTCTCCCTCAGTAATTCATCCTCAAGAAACTTCGAGAAACTCTTTTGGTGCATATCCTTCCCATACAGTGAAGCGAAATTCTATGGCGTCGATGAGGGAGATGATATTTAAAATAGCAGCAATGCAGCCAATTCAAATCGACCCTGAATCAGTAAAACCACCAAAGAGAAAGAATGTGAAGATATCGAACGATCCTCAAAGCGTGGCGGCACGCCATAGGAGAGAAAGGATAAGTGAAAGGATAAGGATTCTTCAGAGATTAGTACCAGGGGGAACCAAAATGGACACTGCATCTATGCTAGATGAAGCTATTCATTACATGAAATTCTTGAAAAAGCAAGTGCAGTCCCTTGAAAAGGTAGAAGCCACTAGGCCAGTTGCTGCtgcttcaggatgccttggattcCCTGTTCCAATGTCGTCTTTAACTGGGAATTATTTACCTATGGGTTCTAAAACTTATTACCCTTATCATCAAAGCGTTCAACCCTAA